The following are encoded together in the Glycine max cultivar Williams 82 chromosome 8, Glycine_max_v4.0, whole genome shotgun sequence genome:
- the LOC100783422 gene encoding mitogen-activated protein kinase 7 isoform X2: MATLVEPPNRIKPKGKHYYTIWQTLFEIDTKYVPIKPIGRGAYGVVCSSINRETNEKVAIKKIGNIFENSIDALRTLRELKLLRHIRHENVIALKDVMMPIHKTSFKDVYLVYELMDTDLHQIIKSSQPLSNDHCKYFLFQLLRGLKYLHSANILHRDLKPGNLLVNANCDLKICDFGLARTNGVDGQFMTEYVVTRWYRAPELLLCCDNYGTSIDVWSVGCIFAEILGRKPIFPGTECLNQLKLIISVLGSQHESHLEFIDNAKARRFIKSLPYTRGRHFSQLYPQADPLAIDLLQKMLVFDPTKRITVLEALQHPYMASLYDPRCDPPAQVPISLDIDEHWGEPMIREMFWNEMLHYHPEAASANA, encoded by the exons ATGGCAACTCTAGTTGAACCTCCCAACAGAATTAAGCCAAAGGGCAAGCATTATTATACAATATGGCAAACATTGTTTGAGATTGATACGAAGTATGTTCCAATTAAACCTATAGGCCGAGGAGCGTATGGCGTGGTGTGCTCTTCGATCAACAGGGAGACCAATGAGAAAGTTGCAATTAAGAAGATTGGTAATATATTTGAGAATTCTATTGATGCATTGAGAACTTTAAGGGAGCTGAAGCTGCTTAGACATATTCGGCATGAGAATGTCATTGCTTTGAAAGATGTTATGATGCCAATCCACAAAACAAGTTTTAAGGATGTCTACCTGGTCTACGAACTCATGGATACAGATCTTCATCAAATTATTAAGTCCTCTCAGCCACTTTCCAATGATCATTGCAAATATTTCTTGTTTCAG CTCCTTCGAGGTCTTAAATACCTTCATTCAGCAAACATTCTTCACCGGGACTTGAAGCCTGGGAATCTGCTCGTCAATGCCAATTGCGATTTGAAAATATGCGACTTTGGGCTTGCACGAACTAATGGAGTTGATGGCCAGTTTATGACAGAGTATGTTGTCACTCGCTGGTATCGTGCACCGGAGCTCTTGTTATGCTGTGACAATTACGGAACCTCTATTGATGTCTGGTCAGTAGGGTGCATTTTTGCTGAGATTCTTGGTAGAAAGCCAATCTTCCCTGGGACTGAGTGTCTCAACCAGCTGAAACTAATTATAAGCGTTCTTGGAAGCCAGCATGAATCTCATCTTGAGTTTATTGATAATGCAAAAGCAAGGAGGTTTATCAAATCACTGCCCTATACTAGGGGCAGACACTTCTCTCAGCTATACCCACAAGCAGATCCATTAGCCATAgatttgttgcaaaaaatgCTTGTGTTCGATCCAACCAAGAGAATTACTGTCTTGGAAGCTCTCCAACACCCGTATATGGCTAGCCTATATGATCCAAGGTGCGACCCTCCTGCTCAGGTTCCCATCAGTCTCGACATAGATGAACATTGGGGAGAACCGATGATTAGGGAAA
- the LOC100783422 gene encoding mitogen-activated protein kinase 7 isoform X1, producing the protein MSKKMGLLRIGSKKRQGDIKRSKPRCRNSKKMATLVEPPNRIKPKGKHYYTIWQTLFEIDTKYVPIKPIGRGAYGVVCSSINRETNEKVAIKKIGNIFENSIDALRTLRELKLLRHIRHENVIALKDVMMPIHKTSFKDVYLVYELMDTDLHQIIKSSQPLSNDHCKYFLFQLLRGLKYLHSANILHRDLKPGNLLVNANCDLKICDFGLARTNGVDGQFMTEYVVTRWYRAPELLLCCDNYGTSIDVWSVGCIFAEILGRKPIFPGTECLNQLKLIISVLGSQHESHLEFIDNAKARRFIKSLPYTRGRHFSQLYPQADPLAIDLLQKMLVFDPTKRITVLEALQHPYMASLYDPRCDPPAQVPISLDIDEHWGEPMIREMFWNEMLHYHPEAASANA; encoded by the exons atgtcCAAAAAGATGGGCTTGCTGAGAATAGGTTCTAAAAAGAGACAAGGTGACATCAAAAGATCAAAACCCAGATGTAGAAATAGCAA GAAAATGGCAACTCTAGTTGAACCTCCCAACAGAATTAAGCCAAAGGGCAAGCATTATTATACAATATGGCAAACATTGTTTGAGATTGATACGAAGTATGTTCCAATTAAACCTATAGGCCGAGGAGCGTATGGCGTGGTGTGCTCTTCGATCAACAGGGAGACCAATGAGAAAGTTGCAATTAAGAAGATTGGTAATATATTTGAGAATTCTATTGATGCATTGAGAACTTTAAGGGAGCTGAAGCTGCTTAGACATATTCGGCATGAGAATGTCATTGCTTTGAAAGATGTTATGATGCCAATCCACAAAACAAGTTTTAAGGATGTCTACCTGGTCTACGAACTCATGGATACAGATCTTCATCAAATTATTAAGTCCTCTCAGCCACTTTCCAATGATCATTGCAAATATTTCTTGTTTCAG CTCCTTCGAGGTCTTAAATACCTTCATTCAGCAAACATTCTTCACCGGGACTTGAAGCCTGGGAATCTGCTCGTCAATGCCAATTGCGATTTGAAAATATGCGACTTTGGGCTTGCACGAACTAATGGAGTTGATGGCCAGTTTATGACAGAGTATGTTGTCACTCGCTGGTATCGTGCACCGGAGCTCTTGTTATGCTGTGACAATTACGGAACCTCTATTGATGTCTGGTCAGTAGGGTGCATTTTTGCTGAGATTCTTGGTAGAAAGCCAATCTTCCCTGGGACTGAGTGTCTCAACCAGCTGAAACTAATTATAAGCGTTCTTGGAAGCCAGCATGAATCTCATCTTGAGTTTATTGATAATGCAAAAGCAAGGAGGTTTATCAAATCACTGCCCTATACTAGGGGCAGACACTTCTCTCAGCTATACCCACAAGCAGATCCATTAGCCATAgatttgttgcaaaaaatgCTTGTGTTCGATCCAACCAAGAGAATTACTGTCTTGGAAGCTCTCCAACACCCGTATATGGCTAGCCTATATGATCCAAGGTGCGACCCTCCTGCTCAGGTTCCCATCAGTCTCGACATAGATGAACATTGGGGAGAACCGATGATTAGGGAAA